The following are encoded in a window of Syngnathus scovelli strain Florida chromosome 4, RoL_Ssco_1.2, whole genome shotgun sequence genomic DNA:
- the nr1h3 gene encoding oxysterols receptor LXR-alpha: MSTLPVTDIPDVGHDESKVFDGAAELQLHCMVESNGSMAMKHESLLSLGDLSQPDDFPASSHNGPTPTGISSPLPVELSDTKPDVGDTATSTDGQPVKRKKGPAPKMLGNEVCSVCGDKASGFHYNVLSCEGCKGFFRRSVIKSAQYSCKNNQRCEMDMYMRRKCQQCRLRKCREAGMLEQCVLSEEQIRLKKMKKQHDEETARSSAVVTPTPPQEVASLDPQQQEMIEKLVAMQKQCNKRSFLDRPKVTPWPQNQDLQNREVRQQRFAHFTELAIMSVQEIVDFAKQLPGFLELTREDQIALLKTSTIEIMLLETSRRYNPAIDSITFLKDFSYNKEDFAKAGLQFEFINPIFEFSKGMNDLQLDEAEYALLIAINIFSADRPNVQDHDLVERLQQPYVDALRSYITIKRPNDHLMFPRMLMKLVSLRTLSSVHSEQVFALRLQDKKLPPLLSEIWDVTE, translated from the exons ATGTCAACGCTGCCTGTGACTGATATCCCAGATGTTGGTCATG ACGAGAGTAAAGTTTTTGACGGAGCTGCGGAACTGCAACTTCATTGCATGGTGGAGAGCAATGGCAGCATGGCAATGAAGCACGAAAGCCTGCTCTCTCTTGGTGACCTCTCCCAACCAGATGACTTCCCTGCCTCATCTCATAATGGCCCAACTCCCACTGGGATTAGCAGTCCTTTGCCAGTCGAGCTGAGTGACACTAAGCCCGATGTGGGCGACACAGCCACCAGCACAG ATGGTCAGCCGGTAAAGAGAAAAAAGGGTCCCGCCCCGAAGATGCTGGGAAATGAGGTGTGCAGCGTATGCGGTGACAAAGCCTCCGGATTCCACTACAATGTGCTTAGCTGCGAAGGCTGCAAGGGCTTTTTTCGACGTAGTGTCATTAAAAGTGCCCAGTACTCCTGCAAGAACAACCAACGGTGTGAAATGGACATGTACATGCGGCGCAAGTGCCAGCAGTGCCGCCTGCGCAAGTGTCGTGAGGCAGGCATGCTAGAGCAGT GTGTGCTTTCTGAGGAGCAAATCCGTCTGAAGAAGATGAAAAAGCAGCATGATGAAGAGACGGCCCGCTCGTCCGCAGTGGTTACTCCcactcctccgcaggaagtagctTCACTGGATCCTCAGCAGCAGGAAATGATTGAGAAGCTGGTGGCCATGCAGAAGCAATGCAACAAGAGATCCTTTCTTGATAGACCAAAAGTGACA CCATGGCCGCAGAATCAAGATCTACAAAATCGAGAAGTGCGTCAGCAGCGTTTTGCCCACTTCACTGAGCTGGCGATCATGTCGGTCCAGGAGATTGTGGATTTTGCCAAGCAGCTTCCTGGATTTTTAGAGCTCACGAGAGAGGACCAGATTGCTCTATTGAAGACGTCAACCATAGAA ATTATGCTGCTGGAGACATCTCGTCGATACAACCCTGCCATTGACAGCATTACATTTCTAAAGGATTTTAGCTACAATAAGGAGGATTTTGCAAAAGCAG GCCTTCAGTTTGAGTTCATTAATCCCATCTTTGAGTTTTCTAAAGGAATGAATGACTTGCAGCTGGATGAAGCTGAGTACGCACTGCTGATTGCCATCAACATATtttctgcag ATCGGCCAAATGTGCAAGATCATGATCTTGTGGAAAGGCTGCAACAACCTTATGTTGACGCCCTGCGCTCTTATATCACGATAAAGAGACCAAAT GATCACTTGATGTTTCCACGCATGCTGATGAAGCTGGTGAGCCTTCGTACACTGAGCAGCGTGCACTCTGAACAGGTTTTTGCCCTTCGTCTCCAGGACAAAAAGCTTCCCCCGCTGCTCTCTGAAATCTGGGATGTCACTGAATGA
- the fshb gene encoding follitropin subunit beta: protein MQLVVMATVLALALAGTAKHCSLGCTPRNITIPVESCGRTEYVNTIICEGQCYNEDPVYLSPVKETKQKVCDGNWSYEVKYIRGCSVGVTYPVAKSCQCTSCNEDYTDCGRVPWVMPSCF, encoded by the exons ATGCAGctagttgtcatggcaacagtgCTGGCGCTGGCACTGGCAGGTACCGCTAAGCATTGCAGTTTAGGCTGCACCCCGCGAAACATCACCATCCCCGTGGAGAGCTGTGGCAGAACCGAATACGTCAACACCATCATATGCGAAGGACAGTGCTACAATGAG GATCCAGTCTACCTGTCTCCGGTGAAAGAGACCAAACAGAAAGTCTGCGATGGCAACTGGAGCTACGAAGTGAAATACATCAGAGGCTGTTCCGTGGGTGTCACCTACCCTGTGGCCAAAAGCTGCCAGTGTACTTCATGTAACGAAGACTACACAGATTGTGGACGTGTTCCTTGGGTCATGCCAAGCTgcttttga
- the kcna4 gene encoding potassium voltage-gated channel subfamily A member 1, with protein sequence MEFAMVGADGGCNSHPPYGYAQARARERERERERQAAQSRAAAAAAADSGSGADGGSSSSTTATTTTTPSASSGVHLLNNRQHPSRNANTNGSGTASRPSSSSSSSSSSSSSQDPEKQRLLSERKKQRGVGGWRRTRTSLGGDLRHSELALLGSVENIMIEEEEGAEEEEEDEDDEEEQGLQRSSFLCNMDGDDDDEDDNDDETVSITDRRPQSGYANVYSELGCCERVVINVSGLKFETRLKTLTQFPDTLLGDPDKRIRYFDPLRNEYFFDRNRPSFDAILYYYQSGGRLKRPANVPFDIFSEEVKFYELGEEAIQKFREDEGFVKEEEKPLPEDEFKRQLWLLFEYPESSSPARGIAVVSVLVIVISIVIFCLETLPEFRDDKEYLQPIHNSTHPDHGFTPFNDPFFIVETVCIIWFSFEIIVRFFACPSKTAFFKNIMNSIDIVSILPYFITLGTDLAQHQGNGQQTMSFAILRIIRLVRVFRIFKLSRHSKGLQILGHTLRASMRELALLIFFLVIGVILFSSAVYFAEADEPTSHFKSIPDAFWWAVVTMTTVGYGDMKPITVGGKIVGSLCAIAGVLTIALPVPVIVSNFNYFYHRETDNNEDQAQPVAESMPSGFPYFSNFLCKYKGSASGSSVGHKAEYMEMEEGVTESLCGLDKSPSKGNGTDISRRNSTNSKSIQTDV encoded by the coding sequence ATGGAGTTCGCAATGGTGGGTGCGGACGGCGGGTGCAACAGCCACCCGCCTTACGGGTATGCCCAAGCACGCGCCCGGGAGAGGGAGCGGGAGAGAGAGCGCCAGGCGGCCCAGTCCAGAGCGGCAGCAGCTGCGGCAGCCGACAGCGGATCCGGAGCGGATGGGGGGTCTTCTTCCTCCACCACCGCCACCACCACTACAACCCCCTCCGCCTCATCGGGCGTGCATCTCCTTAACAACCGCCAGCATCCGTCTCGCAACGCCAACACCAATGGCAGCGGTACCGCCTCgcgcccctcctcctcctcctcctcctcctcttcctcctcctcctctcaggATCCTGAGAAGCAGAGACTCCTCAGTGAGCGCAAAAAGCAACGCGGCGTCGGAGGGTGGAGACGCACCCGAACCTCTCTCGGCGGGGACTTGCGCCACTCCGAACTGGCGCTACTCGGCTCCGTGGAGAACATCATgattgaggaggaagagggcgccgaagaagaggaggaggacgaggatgatgaggaggagcagGGACTCCAAAGGTCCAGTTTTCTGTGCAACatggatggtgatgatgatgatgaggatgataaTGATGACGAAACCGTTTCGATCACTGACAGACGTCCTCAATCCGGATATGCAAATGTTTACAGCGAGTTGGGCTGCTGCGAAAGAGTTGTCATCAACGTGTCGGGCCTCAAGTTTGAAACTCGGCTCAAGACTCTCACTCAGTTCCCCGACACCCTCCTGGGGGACCCCGACAAGCGCATCCGGTACTTTGACCCGCTGAGGAACGAATACTTCTTCGATCGGAACCGACCGAGTTTTGACGCCATTCTGTACTATTACCAGTCTGGGGGGCGCTTGAAAAGACCTGCCAACGTTCCCTTTGACATCTTCTCAGAGGAGGTCAAGTTTTATGAACTTGGAGAGGAAGCAATACAAAAGTTCCGAGAGGATGAGGGTTTCgtcaaagaggaggagaagCCTCTCCCGGAGGACGAGTTCAAGCGCCAACTTTGGTTGCTATTTGAATATCCGGAGAGCTCCAGTCCGGCCAGGGGCATCGCAGTGGTGTCCGTGCTGGTTATTGTCATCTCCATTGTCATTTTCTGCCTGGAGACGCTGCCCGAGTTCAGGGATGACAAAGAGTACTTGCAGCCCATCCACAACTCCACGCACCCGGATCACGGTTTTACGCCCTTCAACGACCCCTTTTTCATCGTGGAGACAGTGTGCATTATTTGGTTCTCCTTTGAGATTATAGTCCGTTTCTTTGCGTGTCCCAGCAAAACAGCGTTCTTTAAAAATATCATGAACTCCATTGACATTGTTTCCATTTTGCCTTACTTCATAACCCTGGGCACGGACCTGGCTCAGCATCAAGGAAACGGGCAGCAGACGATGAGCTTCGCTATTTTGAGAATAATCCGCCTGGTCAGGGTCTTCCGCATATTTAAATTGTCCAGACACTCCAAAGGTCTCCAGATTCTCGGACACACTCTGCGCGCCAGCATGAGAGAGCTTGCCCTGCTCATCTTCTTCCTGGTCATCGGCGTCATCCTCTTCTCGAGTGCCGTTTATTTCGCCGAGGCGGACGAGCCCACCTCGCACTTCAAAAGCATCCCGGACGCCTTTTGGTGGGCTGTGGTGACTATGACCACGGTGGGCTACGGGGACATGAAGCCCATTACCGTGGGTGGCAAGATAGTGGGCTCCCTGTGTGCAATAGCGGGCGTGTTAACCATCGCGCTACCGGTGCCGGTCATAGTGTCCAACTTCAACTATTTTTACCACCGGGAGACCGACAATAACGAGGACCAGGCGCAACCGGTGGCTGAGAGCATGCCGTCGGGATTCCCCTACTTCTCGAACTTTTTATGCAAATATAAAGGCTCGGCATCCGGCTCCTCGGTGGGACACAAAGCGGAGTACATGGAGATGGAAGAAGGGGTGACGGAGTCTCTGTGCGGCCTGGACAAAAGCCCCAGTAAAGGGAACGGCACAGACATAAGCAGAAGGAACAGTACGAACTCCAAATCCATTCAGACTGACGTGTga
- the arl14ep gene encoding ARL14 effector protein translates to MPVTCASLGCNNKFVKGSDIRFYRFPLSKPSLSARWVQSLGLRNFIPTANTCLCSEHFSPDCFRDYNGKQFLREDAVPSLFPHGQDALKIELRKRQSMPLPKDISVTNMGSQAERDKARDLAILRREKRGSARGGRGGRGGKLSDRQSLGGKSRVYDSKGRLLSNGKDMCDCLDVDCMGCFYPCSDCSSRKCGFECRCDRKWLYEQMEVEGGEIIRNKFAF, encoded by the exons ATGCCCGTCACATGCGCGTCATTGGGATGCAACAATAAGTTTGTGAAGGGGTCGGACATACGATTTTATCG GTTCCCACTGAGCAAACCTTCACTCTCCGCCAGATGGGTTCAGAGTCTAGGGTTGAGAAACTTCATCCCAACTGCCAACACCTGCCTGTGTTCAGAACATTTTTCACCTGACTGCTTCAGGGACTACAATGGAAAACAGTTTCTGAGGGAGGATGCTGTGCCGTCCTTGTTCCCTCACGGGCAAGACGCTTTAAAG ATTGAACTACGAAAACGACAATCGATGCCCCTTCCTAAGGATATCAGTGTCACAAACATGGGGTCACAGGCAGAGAGGGACAAAGCGAGAGATTTGGCCATTCTACGCAGAGAAAAGAGAGGTAGTGCAAGA GGTGGACGAGGTGGCCGCGGTGGGAAACTCTCTGACAG GCAGAGTCTTGGAGGCAAGAGCAGAGTCTACGATAGCAAAGGACGACTACTGTCCAACGGCAAGGACATGTGCGACTGTTTGGATGTGGACTGCATGGGTTGCTTCTACCCCTGCTCCGACTGCAGCTCACGCAAGTGTGGATTTGAGTGCCGCTGTGACAGGAAGTGGCTTTATGAGCAGATGGAGGTGGAGGGAGGAGAGATCATCCGCAACAAATTTGCTTTTTAA